The following proteins are co-located in the Camelina sativa cultivar DH55 chromosome 12, Cs, whole genome shotgun sequence genome:
- the LOC104731139 gene encoding probable aquaporin PIP1-5: MEGKEEDVNVGANKFPEKQPIGTAAQTESKDYKEPPPAPLFEPGELKSWSFYRAGIAEFIATFLFLYVTVLTVMGVKRAPNMCASVGIQGIAWAFGGMIFALVYCTAGISGGHINPAVTFGLFLARKLSLTRALYYIVMQCLGAICGAGVVKGFQSGPYQANGGGANVVAHGYTKGSGLGAEIVGTFVLVYTVFSATDAKRSARDSHVPILAPLPIGFAVFLVHLATIPITGTGINPARSLGAAIIYNKDHAWDDHWIFWVGPFIGAALAALYHQIVIRAIPFKSKT, translated from the exons atggaaggcaaagaagaagacgTGAATGTCGGAGCCAACAAGTTCCCGGAGAAGCAACCGATCGGCACGGCGGCGCAGACGGAGAGCAAGGACTACAAAGAACCACCTCCGGCGCCGTTATTCGAACCCGGCGAGCTCAAATCTTGGTCTTTCTACAGAGCCGGCATAGCTGAGTTCATAGCCACTTTTCTTTTCCTCTACGTCACCGTTTTGACAGTGATGGGCGTCAAGAGAGCTCCCAATATGTGTGCCTCTGTTGGAATCCAAGGCATCGCTTGGGCTTTTGGTGGCATGATCTTTGCTCTTGTTTACTGTACTGCTGGAATCTCAG GAGGACATATTAATCCGGCAGTGACTTTTGGTTTGTTCTTGGCGAGGAAGCTATCTTTGACAAGAGCTCTGTACTACATAGTAATGCAGTGCCTTGGAGCTATCTGTGGTGCTGGTGTGGTTAAAGGGTTTCAATCAGGGCCGTACCAGGCTAATGGCGGTGGAGCTAATGTGGTGGCTCATGGTTACACAAAGGGTTCAGGTCTTGGTGCGGAGATTGTTGGAACTTTTGTTCTGGTTTACACTGTTTTTTCAGCTACTGATGCTAAGAGAAGTGCCAGAGACTCTCATGTACCT ATCTTGGCTCCGCTTCCAATTGGTTTTGCTGTCTTCTTGGTGCACTTAGCTACCATCCCAATCACTGGAACTGGCATTAACCCGGCCAGGAGTCTTGGAGCTGCCATCATCTACAACAAAGATCATGCTTGGGATGACCAT TGGATCTTCTGGGTTGGTCCATTCATTGGTGCTGCTCTTGCTGCTCTGTACCATCAGATAGTCATCAGAGCTATTCCTTTCAAGTCCAAGACATAA
- the LOC104731138 gene encoding tetraspanin-5-like, whose protein sequence is MSRMSNTVLGFLNILTLISSIVLLGSALWMGRSKTTCEHFLQKPLLILGLAILVLSIAGLVGACCDVAWVLWVYLFFMVFIIVALMGLTLFGFIVTSHGGGVGVDGRIYKEFKLESYHPWLKTRVIDTNYWVTIKTCLLGSVTCTKLALWTPLDYLQKDLSPLQSGCCKPPTSCVYNTDTPIQQDPDCYKWNNAPTVLCYDCDSCRAGVLETVRRDWHKLSLVNVIVVVFLIAVYCIGCCAFKNARRPQHYGFPYGRYGMSKSRPGWEQSWSRWWHGRDRY, encoded by the exons ATGAGCAGAATGAGCAATACAGTGTTAGGGTTCTTAAACATCCTAACACTAATTTCCTCCATAGTTCTATTAGGATCAGCTCTATGGATGGGTAGGAGCAAGACAACATGCGAGCATTTTCTTCAGAAGCCACTCTTGATATTAGGCCTAGCTATCTTGGTCTTATCAATAGCTGGTCTGGTCGGTGCATGTTGTGACGTGGCTTGGGTTTTGTGGGTGTACCTCTTCTTCATGGTCTTCATCATAGTCGCGCTCATGGGTTTGACCCTGTTTGGATTTATAGTGACTAGCCATGGTGGTGGTGTGGGTGTGGATGGTAGGATTTATAAAGAGTTTAAGCTTGAATCATATCACCCTTGGCTTAAGACTAGGGTGATAGATACTAACTATTGGGTTACTATAAAGACTTGTCTCTTAGGCTCAGTCACTTGTACCAAGCTCGCTCTTTGGACTCCTCTTGATTATCTCCAAAAGGACTTATCTCCTCTTCAG TCTGGATGCTGCAAACCACCAACGTCGTGCGTTTACAACACGGACACGCCGATACAACAAGACCCGGATTGTTATAAATGGAACAACGCCCCGACGGTGCTCTGCTATGACTGTGACTCGTGCAGAGCTGGCGTGTTAGAGACCGTACGACGCGATTGGCACAAACTCTCACTAGTGAAcgtcattgttgttgtttttctcaTCGCTGTTTACTGCATTGGCTGCTGCGCGTTCAAAAACGCCAGGCGCCCTCAACATTACGGCTTCCCTTACGGACGTTACGGCATGTCGAAATCACGACCCGGATGGGAACAGTCTTG GTCGAGATGGTGGCATGGAAGAGACCGGTATTAG
- the LOC104731141 gene encoding probable 2-oxoglutarate-dependent dioxygenase AOP1, whose amino-acid sequence MSELQSSLQLPVLDLTQPIESSVLSSLSQACKEWGFFYVTNHGISKEMFNKTCTLSRDVFKVPLESKLKLGPFPYTPRYIASPYFESLVVSGPDFSTSAKASEDVLFQDHHKPELRETLQEYGTKMDYLSKRLIKILLMMTLGDETGKRLYQTEFSNCHGYLRLVNYTPPPDVEKREELVEGLGMHTDMSCITIVYQDSVGGLQMRSKEEKWIDINPCEDLLVVNIGDLMQAWSNGRLRSSEHRVVLRKLVNRVSLAFFICFEDEKVILAPQEIVGEGNCRSYKSFKCSEYLKFRQSNEVGKFEKIGYTVKDFAGLELAQPDDF is encoded by the exons atgtctGAACTTCAATCCTCTCTGCAACTTCCTGTATTAGACTTAACACAACCGATTGAGTCCTCTGTtctgtcttctctctctcaggcTTGTAAAGAGTGGGGATTCTTCTATGTCACTAATCATGGAATCTCTAAAGAAATGTTCAACAAAACATGTACCTTGTCCAGAGATGTTTTCAAAGTTCCTCTTGAATCAAAGCTCAAGCTTGGTCCCTTTCCATATACTCCTCGGTACATCGCCTCTCCTTATTTCGAAAGCCTTGTTGTCTCTGGACCTGATTTCTCTACTTCTGCCAAAGCTTCTGAAGATGTTTTGTTCCAAGATCATCATAAACCAGAGCTAAG AGAAACACTGCAAGAATACGGAACTAAAATGGACTACTTGTCCAAAAGACTCATAAAGATTCTCTTGATGATGACCTTAGGAGACGAAACAGGGAAGAGATTATACCAAACTGAGTTTAGCAACTGTCATGGATACTTAAGGCTAGTGAACTACACACCTCCACCTGACGTAGAGAAGCGAGAAGAGCTCGTTGAAGGTCTCGGGATGCACACGGATATGAGCTGTATAACAATAGTCTACCAAGATTCCGTTGGTGGACTTCAGATGAGGTCTAAGGAAGAGAAATGGATCGATATAAATCCGTGCGAGGATCTCCTTGTTGTTAACATCGGAGATCTTATGCAAGCATGGAGTAACGGACGGCTGAGATCGTCTGAACATCGTGTTGTATTGAGAAAGTTGGTGAACAGAGTCTCTCTGGCGTTTTTCATCTGTTTTGAGGATGAGAAAGTGATACTTGCGCCTCAAGAAATCGTAGGTGAGGGAAACTGTAGGAGCTACAAGTCGTTTAAGTGTTCGGAGTATCTGAAGTTTAGACAGAGTAATGAAGTAGGGAAGTTTGAGAAGATTGGTTACACTGTCAAAGACTTTGCTGGACTTGAGCTGGCTCAACCAGATGATTTTTAG
- the LOC104731136 gene encoding short-chain dehydrogenase TIC 32, chloroplastic: MWFFGSKGASGFSSRSTAEEVTHGVDGTGLTAIVTGASSGIGVETARVLALRGVHVVMAVRNTGSGAKVKEDIVSQVPGAKLDVMELDLSSMDSVRKFASEYKSAGLPLNLLINNAGIMACPFMLSKDNIELQFATNHLGHFLLTKLLLDTMKNTSRESKREGRIVNLSSEAHRFSYPGGVSFDKINDKSSYSSMRAYGQSKLCNVLHANELAKQLKEDGDNITANSVHPGAIMTNLGRYFNSYLAGAVGAVAKYMLKTVPQGAATTCYVALNPQVAGVTGEYFADSNIAKPLPLAKDSELAKKVWDFSTKLTDSQSGESSS; encoded by the exons atgtgGTTTTTTGGATCGAAAGGAGCATCTGGATTCTCGTCTCGTTCCACTGCAGAAGAAGTCACACATGGAGTTGATGGGACTGGTCTCACTGCTATAGTCACag GAGCATCGAGTGGTATAGGTGTAGAAACCGCACGTGTTCTTGCACTGCGTGGTGTGCATGTGGTTATGGCAGTGAGGAACACTGGCTCTGGTGCTAAAGTTAAGGAAGATATTGTCAGTCAAGTCCCTGGTGCTAAACTCGATGTCATGGAGTTAGATCTCAGCTCAATGGACTCTGTCAGGAAATTTGCATCTGAGTACAAATCTGCTGGTCTTCCACTCAACCTCTTGAT TAACAACGCGGGGATTATGGCATGTCCCTTTATGCTCTCTAAAGACAACATCGAGCTGCAGTTCGCAACCAACCATTTGG GTCATTTTCTGCTGACCAAGCTTCTGCTAGATACAATGAAGAACACATCACGTGAAAGCAAACGAGAAGGAAGGATTGTTAACCTATCATCAGAAGCTCATAGGTTCTCGTACCCAGGAGGAGTCAGCTTTGATAAGATCAACGACAAGTCAAG TTACAGTAGTATGCGAGCGTATGGACAATCTAAACTCTGCAATGTTTTACATGCCAATGAGCTTGCAAAGCAACTGAAG GAAGATGGAGACAATATAACAGCAAATTCAGTTCATCCAGGAGCCATTATGACGAATCTCGGGCGCTACTTCAACAGCTATTTGGctg GAGCTGTTGGTGCAGTGGCTAAATATATGCTCAAGACTGTTCCACAG GGGGCAGCAACAACTTGCTATGTGGCATTGAATCCTCAGGTTGCAGGGGTTACAGGGGAATACTTCGCAGATAGCAACATTGCTAAACCATTACCACTTGCCAAAGATTCAGAACTGGCCAAGAAAGTTTGGGATTTCAGCACTAAGCTTACCGATTCGCAATCAGGAGAAAGTAGTTCTTGA
- the LOC104731137 gene encoding endoglucanase 20-like — MGKLLVIMLVGMFLAFESLEALDYGDALNKSILFFEGQRSGKLPTNQRATWRGDSALSDGSSANVNLIGGYYDAGDNVKFVWPMSFTTTLLSWAAIEYQNEISSVNQLDYLRSAIQWGTDFIIRAHTSPTMLYTQVGDGNSDHSCWERPEDMDTPRTLYSISSSSPGSEAAGEAAAALAAASIVFKSVDSTYSSTLLDHAKTLFEFADKYRGSYQASCPFYCSYSGYQDELLWAAAWLYKATGEQSYKDYLITNQDWSQAVNEFSWDNKFAGAQALLASEFYNGANDLAKFKTDVESFVCALMPGSSSQQIKPTPGGILYIRDSSNLQYVTTATTVLFNYAKTLSKAQVGSIQCGSTQFTSSQIQDFAKSQVDYILGNNPISMSYMVGFGSKYPTQPHHRGSSLPSTISKPEKIDCNGGFSYYNSDTPNTNEHTGAIVGGPNSSDQYSDKRSDYSHAEPTTYINAAFIGPVAALISSSG; from the exons ATGGGGAAGCTCTTGGTGATAATGTTAGTTGGGATGTTCTTGGCTTTCGAAAGCTTGGAAGCACTTGACTATGGAGATGCACTAAACAAGTCTATCTTGTTCTTTGAAGGCCAACGATCCGGTAAACTCCCGACTAACCAACGGGCTACTTGGCGAGGCGATTCTGCCCTCTCCGACGGTTCATCAGCTAAT GTGAATCTGATTGGAGGATATTACGATGCTGGTGACAATGTAAAATTTGTGTGGCCAATGTCATTTACCACAACTTTGTTGAGTTGGGCTGCTATTGAATACCAAAATGAGATTTCTTCCGTTAACCAGCTCGATTATCTCCGGTCTGCTATCCAATGGGGAACCGATTTTATCATCCGCGCTCACACGTCGCCCACCATGCTATATACACAG GTAGGAGATGGGAATTCAGATCATAGTTGTTGGGAGAGGCCAGAAGATATGGACACACCAAGAACTCTCTACAgtatctcttcctcttccccgGGTTCCGAAGCTGCCGGTGAAGCCGCAGCCGCTCTTGCTGCCGCCTCAATTGTTTTCAAATCGGTCGATTCTACTTATTCATCCACGCTATTAGACCATGCGAAAACC CTGTTTGAATTTGCTGATAAGTACAGAGGTTCTTACCAAGCATCTTGCCCCTTCTACTGCTCATACTCAGGCTACCAG GATGAATTATTATGGGCTGCGGCATGGCTATACAAAGCAACAGGAGAGCAGAGTTACAAAGATTATCTTATaaccaatcaagattggagCCAAGCTGTCAATGAATTCAGTTGGGACAACAAATTCGCCGGCGCTCAGGCTTTACTCGCTTCG gAGTTTTACAACGGGGCAAATGACTTGGCTAAATTTAAGACCGATGTTGAATCGTTCGTCTGCGCATTGATGCCCGGAAGTAGCTCtcaacaaattaaaccaactcCTG gTGGCATTTTGTACATTAGAGACAGTAGCAACTTACAATATGTCACAACAGCTACAACGGTTTTGTTCAACTACGCAAAAACTCTATCCAAAGCACAGGTCGGCTCAATTCAGTGCGGTTCAACCCAGTTCACCTCATCTCAAATTCAAGATTTCGCCAAATCACAG GTGGATTATATCCTTGGAAACAATCCAATTTCAATGTCTTACATGGTCGGGTTTGGGTCAAAGTATCCTACACAACCTCATCATAGAGGCTCATCATTACCATCAACAATATCTAAACCGGAGAAGATCGACTGCAATGGAGGGTTTTCATACTACAATTCTGATACACCAAACACGAATGAGCATACCGGCGCGATTGTGGGCGGTCCGAATTCATCCGACCAGTATAGCGACAAAAGATCAGATTATTCTCACGCAGAACCCACAACTTACATCAATGCCGCCTTTATTGGCCCCGTTGCTGCTCTGATCAGTTCTTCCGGTTAA